In Halobacterium noricense, the genomic stretch CCGCGAACCCAGTTCATGAACTTGTCGAACTTCGTGAGGATGAACGGCGTCGAGCCGAACGCCTCGCGGAGCTTCGAGTTGAACCGGCTGTCGACGCCCTCCCCCATTCGGGCTTCGCGGGTGTCAGTCAGCGGTTCGCTGGTTCCCGTAATACTGTCGCGTGGTTGGTCACTGCTCATGTGGTTTTCCTCCGTGCCGTGGTGTCCGCACCCACCGGACGACGCCCTTGCGCCACGCCCACGCGAGGCCGACGACGAGCACGCCGATGAAGACGAGCATCGGCAGCAGTGCCCGGGTCAGGCCGGCGGACTGGACGGCGTCCTGGTAGATAACGGTCCACGGGAAGATGAGAACGGTCTCGATGTCGAACACGAGGAACAGCAGCGCGACCATGTAGTACTGGATGTTGAACTGGACGCGCGCGTCCCCCGTCGGAACCTCGCCACTCTCGTAGGTGGCTCGCTTCCCTTGTTCAGGTACGGTCGGGCGCAGTAGCGAGGACACCACCATCATCGATGCGGGGATGAGGATGCCCACGAGCGCCAA encodes the following:
- a CDS encoding NADH-quinone oxidoreductase subunit A; this encodes MNPWIAIGMLALVGILIPASMMVVSSLLRPTVPEQGKRATYESGEVPTGDARVQFNIQYYMVALLFLVFDIETVLIFPWTVIYQDAVQSAGLTRALLPMLVFIGVLVVGLAWAWRKGVVRWVRTPRHGGKPHEQ